From Anopheles funestus chromosome 3RL, idAnoFuneDA-416_04, whole genome shotgun sequence, a single genomic window includes:
- the LOC125771196 gene encoding nascent polypeptide-associated complex subunit alpha, with protein MPELTEITESAAAASSATGTTEAKLEDALSDTETEDSIPELEDAGAAATTQLSAGEIPDISKAKQSRGEKKARKIMSKLGLKPVQGVNRVTIRKSKNILFVINNPDVYKNPHSDTYIIFGEAKIEDLTQQAQVAAAEKFKAPEATPAAGEASSSTNVVTPIAEEDEEEVDDTGIDDKDIDLVMSQANVKRAKAIRALKNNDNDIVNAIMELTM; from the exons ATGCCGGAGCTGACTGAAATCACGGAAAGTGCGGCCGCCGCCTCAAGTGCGACCGGAACCACAGAAGCCAAGCTGGAAGATGCGCTCAGTGACACAGAGACCGAGGATTCAATCCCGGAGCTGGAGGATGCAG GCGCTGCTGCAACGACACAACTGTCCGCCGGTGAAATTCCAGACATctcgaaagcaaaacagtcCCGGGGTGAAAAGAAAGCCCGCAAGATTATGTCCAAGCTTGGTTTGAAACCGGTCCAGGGCGTCAACCGAGTAACGATCCGGAAGTCCAAGAACATTCTGTTCGTGATAAACAACCCGGACGTGTACAAGAACCCGCACAGTGACACCTACATCATCTTCGGCGAGGCCAAGATCGAAGATCTCACCCAGCAGGCCCAGGTGGCTGCGGCCGAAAAGTTCAAGGCTCCCGAAGCGACTCCGGCCGCGGGCGAAGCGTCCAGCTCAACGAACGTTGTCACCCCGATCGCCGAAGAGGATGAGGAGGAAGTGGACGACACCGGCATTGACGATAAGGACATCGATCTGGTGATGTCCCAGGCCAATGTGAAACGTGCTAAGGCGATCCGCGCACTGAAAAACAATGACAATGATATCGTAAACGCGATCATGGAACTGACCATGTAA
- the LOC125771169 gene encoding NAD kinase 2, mitochondrial codes for MFHLNQLLRNVSGFKPTQHLRNVLKVQRHFGCNAQDKLRRVLIVSKLTRLEFEKIREEQLSDECLEQKIRDRGTDYDAIKYYHHLHKDVEQKVVRSFQQRGIEVQVVNRITIHKDALQWADLIVPVGGDGTFLLAAGRASPFFLSNGKKTPVVGFNSDPRRSEGRLMLPKQYSVQVDEAIRRIIAKDFRWMHRSRIRTTLVGAATTERPSPMDLHEFHTQPVEHKEVMSTAPNGKSRILPYLALNEVFIGEMLSARVSHLHLRIDNSEVTTKTKSSGLCVSTGTGSTSWLTSMNRLSTNNVKDLLNIVRRRTGAGALDTIDPESVSQEYNDNLVFASDDPRLCYSIREQICVGVWPNPKGLESRGFAKEIFVKSRCVDASLVIDGSIAYNFNDGARALLEVYPEDSLLTIDMDD; via the exons ATGTTCCACTTGAATCAACTTTTGCGGAATGTTTCAG GATTCAAACCCACACAGCATCTCCGGAATGTCTTGAAAGTGCAGCGCCATTTCGGTTGTAACGCACAGGACAAATTGCGCCGCGTGCTCATTGTGTCGAAATTGACGCGCCTAGAGTTCGAAAAGATTCGCGAGGAGCAGCTTAGCGATGAGTGTCTGGAGCAAAAGATTCGTGACCGTGGCACCGATTACGACGCCATCAAGTACTACCACCATCTGCACAAAGACGTCGAGCAGAAGGTGGTGCGCTCGTTTCAGCAGCGCGGCATCGAGGTGCAGGTAGTGAACCGCATCACGATACACAAGGACGCACTGCAGTGGGCCGATTTGATCGTACCGGTCGGTGGCGATGGTACGTTTCTGCTCGCTGCCGGCCGGGCAAGCCCATTCTTCTTGTCCAACGGGAAGAAAACGCCCGTCGTTGGGTTTAACTCGGATCCGCGCCGTTCGGAAGGACGGTTAATGCTTCCGAAACAGTACTCGGTGCAGGTTGATGAAGCGATCCGGCGTATCATAGCGAAAGACTTCCGGTGGATGCATCGGTCACGGATCCGTACCACACTGGTAGGAGCGGCCACAACCGAGCGCCCGTCACCGATGGATTTGCACGAGTTCCACACGCAACCGGTCGAACATAAGGAGGTGATGTCTACGGCACCAAATGGCAAAAGTCGTATCCTGCCCTATCTTGCACTTAACGAG GTTTTCATAGGAGAAATGCTTTCCGCACGCGTGTCCCATCTGCATCTGCGCATCGACAATTCGGAAGTTACAACCAAAACGAAAAGTTCCGGTCTGTGCGTAAGTACCGGGACCGGTTCAACGTCGTGGCTCACCAGTATGAACCGCCTGTCGACGAACAACGTAAAAGATCTGCTGAACATTGTACGGAGGCGGACTGGGGCGGGCGCCCTGGACACCATCGATCCCGAGTCCGTGTCTCAGGAGTATAACGATAATCTAGTGTTTGCGTCCGACGATCCACGGCTGTGTTATTCGATACGTGAGCAAATCTGTGTCGGTGTGTGGCCAAACCCGAAAGGTTTAGAATCGCGCGGGTTTGCCAAAGAAATATTCGTCAAATCGCGCTGTGTCGATGCAA GTCTCGTGATAGATGGTAGTATTGCTTACAACTTTAACGATGGTGCCCGTGCCTTGCTGGAAGTGTATCCGGAAGATTCACTACTGACGATCGATATGGATGACTGA
- the LOC125771152 gene encoding diacylglycerol kinase epsilon, with the protein MRFSFRPFSHNSGVMLDFSFTLFVSVLLGLGLMWLAGRYFLKEDVVYIPDNCRRHAWKSVKLLSRSCVCSVCDTSMSSNGHFCESCGVCSDNGCVRKADEKFPCKQLRIRTRADDGSTSRHLWVQGNLPLGSECCVCKEDIDQTSELGLFGQRCAWCQRMAHDKCFSEVSSTLCDFGPFKEMIFPPKCILAARSKVAQKVHLTGIIPPEWKANWRPLIVVANSKSGSSGADQVVALMRGILHPLQVFELGQHGPHEALQWAIHAAPTRCRILVAGGDGTVGWVLNTILQMKVEPHPEVAILPLGTGNDLSRVLGWGAEGPDEFDPIDYLTRIAQAETVQLDRWLAEINTHSSLARFHVPGFSQSRHFYMYNYLSVGVDALVTLNFHKARESSFYVFSSRFVNKLLYLCFGTQQVVQQDCVELEKHLDLYLDGVRIDLPSLQSVVVLNIDSWGAGVKLWEMSKNSPTHSIMKEIHSISDGILEVFGVVSSFHIAQLQVGLSKPVRLGQAKSVRIVLKRTLPMQADGEPWMQSPCDINIQHYGQATMLKDVKK; encoded by the exons ATGCGCTTTTCGTTTCGTCCTTTTTCGCATAATAGTGGCGTAATGCTCGATTTCAGCTTTACGCTGTTTGTGTCCGTACTGCTCGGGCTCGGTTTGATGTGGCTCGCTGGACGGTACTTCCTGAAGGAGGATGTCGTTTACATACCGGACAACTGTCGACGGCATGCGTGGAAATCGGTGAAACTTCTGTCGCGAAGCTGCGTGTGTTCCGTCTGTGATACATCGATGTCCTCGAATGGACACTTTTGTGAAAGTTGTGGCGTTTGCTCGGACAACGGGTGCGTCCGAAAGGCGGATGAAAAGTTCCCTTGCAAGCAGCTACGCATACGTACGCGGGCAGACGATGGTTCCACCAGCCGACATCTGTGGGTGCAGGGTAATTTGCCGCTCGGGTCGGAATGTTGCGTGTGTAAGGAGGACATCGACCAGACGAGCGAGCTCGGTCTGTTCGGACAGCGATGTGCCTGGTGTCAGCGGATGGCACATGACAAGTGTTTTAGCGAAGTTTCCTCTACGTTGTGTGACTTTGGACCGTTCAAGGAAATGATTTTCCCGCCGAAATGTATACTCGCCGCGCGTAGTAAGGTCGCTCAGAAGGTTCATCTGACGGGAATTATCCCACCCGAGTGGAAGGCTAATTGGCGTCCGCTGATCGTTGTCG CTAATTCGAAATCCGGCAGCAGTGGAGCCGACCAAGTGGTGGCACTGATGCGTGGCATCCTTCATCCGCTGCAGGTGTTCGAGCTGGGTCAGCATGGACCGCACGAGGCATTGCAGTGGGCTATTCATGCTGCACCGACCCGTTGTCGTATACTGGTTGCCGGTGGTGACGGTACAGTAGGCTGGGTGTTGAACACCATTTTGCAGATGAAGGTGGAACCACATCCAGAGGTGGCCATACTGCCGCTCGGTACCGGCAATGATTTGTCCCGTGTGCTTGGATGGGGTGCGGAAGGACCGGACGAGTTCGATCCGATCGACTACCTGACTCGTATCGCTCAAGCCGAAACGGTACAGCTGGATCGCTGGTTGGCGGAAATCAATACACATTCCAGCTTGGCCAGGTTTCATGTGCCCGGGTTTAGCCAGTCACGCCACTTCTACATGTACAACTATCTCAGTGTCGGGGTGGATGCACTGGTGACACTGAATTTTCACAAGGCTCGGGAAAGTTCGTTCTACGTTTTCAGCAGTCGGTTTGTGAACAAG CTTCTGTATCTTTGCTTCGGAACGCAGCAAGTAGTGCAGCAGGATTGCGTGGAGCTGGAAAAGCATCTCGATCTGTATCTGGACGGTGTGCGTATCGATTTACCCTCGCTGCAATCCGTCGTCGTCCTTAACATCGATTCCTGGGGTGCCGGTGTGAAGCTGTGGG AGATGAGCAAGAATTCACCCACCCACAGTATAATGAAGGAAATTCACAGTATTTCCGATGGCATTTTGGAGGTGTTCGGTGTGGTTTCATCCTTCCACATTGCCCAACTGCAGGTTGGCCTCAGCAAACCGGTTCGCCTGGGACAGGCAAAAAGTGTGCGA ATTGTACTCAAACGAACGCTTCCGATGCAGGCGGATGGTGAGCCGTGGATGCAATCACCCTGTGATATTAATATTCAACATTACGGCCAAGCGACAATGCTGAAAGACGTAAAGAAATAA